The following coding sequences are from one Candidatus Sulfotelmatobacter sp. window:
- a CDS encoding DUF5916 domain-containing protein — protein sequence MRRPPALILPGVALFLATLAIGIAGAQPVPPVGGPLRPAGLPELPPPPPVQAVRVTTPIDIDGALTEAVWKEAPACTTFHQVDPLEWAPPSQRTEVRVAYDDDALYVGARMFDTAPDSIIVRLARRDVGVQSDQFTVFLDSQRDGRSGYYFSVNVAGTLYDGTLSNDGAQDGSWDGVWQGRARRDEQGWTVEMRIPLSQLRYVGGAQPVWGINFFRMLQRRNETNYVVHQPKNGSGFVSRFPELQGLRDLRATHAIELLPYVTSKAEYLVHSPDDPFNDGSRYSGNAGGDLRTSVGSRLTLNATVNPDFGQVEVDPAVVNLSDIETYFQEKRPFFVENNAVFHFGNEGANSYWNFNWNDPQFFYSRRIGRAPEGSVPDSEFTHTPTATTILGAAKLTGKLGPDWNFGTLHALTGREYADLSGSGIKSSTEIEPLTYYGIARGLRQFSGRRYGFGMMGSLVARDFDEPTLRDQLNAQSVVGAIDGWAFLDPRKIWVLSGWSAMTWAHGTQARILSLQQNSQHYLQRPDAGYLHPDSAATSMTGFGTRLWLNKQEGHTFMNAGFGFLNPRFDVNDMGFMRFADEINAHVAGGYKWTQPTRLTKYQDFSTALFGSTDFGGQVTWAGYFLNGNTTFINNYTANYEFAYNPQTVNDRATRGGPRILNLPGYEFSLYADTDGKRPVYLSVNAYTYFQPEANSWQWNVFPSIELKPVSNLLFSMGPGYERSFDTSAWVDNYVDATATGTYGSRYVFADLDQTTVSGNFRVNWAFTPSVSFQLYAQPLVSTGNYQNYKELARPRSYDFLTYGENGSSFDPSTTTADPDGAGPAPPIAIGDRDFTVRSLRGNAVFRWEYMPGSTFYLVWTQTRDDQVTEGEFNFR from the coding sequence ATGCGCCGCCCCCCTGCCCTGATCCTCCCGGGCGTGGCCCTATTCCTGGCTACGCTCGCGATCGGGATTGCGGGCGCCCAGCCGGTTCCGCCCGTTGGCGGCCCGCTCAGACCCGCGGGGCTTCCGGAGCTGCCCCCGCCGCCGCCGGTCCAGGCAGTGCGCGTCACCACGCCGATCGACATCGACGGCGCGCTCACCGAGGCGGTGTGGAAGGAGGCGCCCGCCTGCACCACCTTCCATCAGGTGGACCCGCTCGAGTGGGCGCCGCCCAGCCAGCGCACCGAGGTCCGCGTTGCCTACGACGACGACGCGCTCTATGTCGGCGCCCGCATGTTCGACACCGCGCCCGATTCGATCATCGTTCGATTGGCGCGGCGGGACGTCGGCGTCCAGTCCGACCAGTTCACGGTGTTCCTCGATTCCCAGCGCGACGGACGCAGCGGCTATTACTTCTCGGTCAACGTCGCGGGCACGCTCTACGACGGGACGCTCTCCAACGACGGCGCGCAGGATGGCTCGTGGGACGGCGTATGGCAGGGTCGCGCGCGGCGCGACGAGCAGGGCTGGACGGTCGAGATGCGCATTCCGCTGTCGCAGCTGCGCTACGTCGGTGGCGCCCAGCCGGTGTGGGGCATCAACTTCTTCCGCATGCTCCAGCGGCGCAATGAGACCAACTACGTGGTGCACCAGCCCAAGAACGGCTCGGGCTTCGTCTCGCGTTTCCCCGAGCTGCAGGGGCTTCGCGACCTGCGCGCGACGCACGCCATCGAGCTGCTGCCCTACGTCACCAGCAAAGCCGAGTATCTGGTGCACTCGCCCGACGACCCGTTCAACGACGGCTCACGCTACAGCGGGAACGCCGGCGGCGACCTGCGCACCAGCGTCGGCAGCCGGTTGACGCTCAACGCCACCGTCAATCCCGATTTCGGCCAGGTCGAGGTGGATCCGGCGGTGGTGAACCTGAGCGACATCGAGACCTATTTCCAGGAGAAGCGCCCGTTCTTCGTGGAGAACAACGCCGTTTTCCATTTCGGCAACGAAGGCGCCAACAGCTACTGGAACTTCAACTGGAACGATCCGCAGTTCTTCTACAGCCGCCGCATCGGTCGCGCGCCCGAGGGCTCGGTGCCGGACTCCGAGTTCACGCACACGCCCACCGCGACCACGATCCTCGGCGCGGCGAAGCTGACGGGAAAGCTCGGCCCCGACTGGAATTTCGGCACGCTGCACGCCCTCACCGGGCGCGAGTACGCCGATCTCTCCGGCAGTGGCATCAAGTCCAGCACCGAGATCGAGCCGCTCACCTATTACGGCATCGCGCGCGGGCTGCGGCAATTCAGCGGGCGGCGCTATGGATTCGGCATGATGGGCTCGCTGGTGGCGCGCGATTTCGACGAGCCGACGCTGCGTGACCAGTTGAATGCCCAGTCGGTGGTGGGAGCGATCGACGGCTGGGCGTTCCTCGATCCGCGCAAGATCTGGGTGCTGTCGGGCTGGAGCGCGATGACGTGGGCGCACGGCACTCAGGCCCGGATCCTCTCGCTCCAGCAGAATTCCCAGCACTACCTGCAGCGGCCCGACGCCGGCTACCTGCATCCCGACTCCGCCGCGACCTCGATGACCGGCTTCGGCACGCGGCTGTGGCTCAACAAGCAGGAGGGCCACACCTTCATGAACGCGGGATTCGGGTTCCTGAATCCCCGCTTCGACGTGAACGACATGGGCTTCATGCGCTTTGCCGACGAGATCAACGCGCACGTCGCCGGCGGCTACAAGTGGACTCAGCCGACGCGGCTCACCAAGTACCAGGATTTCTCGACCGCGTTGTTCGGCAGCACCGACTTCGGCGGGCAGGTGACGTGGGCCGGCTACTTCCTGAACGGCAACACCACCTTCATCAACAACTACACCGCCAACTACGAATTCGCCTACAACCCGCAGACGGTGAACGATCGCGCGACGCGCGGCGGCCCGCGCATCCTCAACCTGCCGGGCTACGAGTTCAGCCTCTACGCCGACACCGACGGCAAGCGCCCCGTCTATCTCTCGGTCAACGCCTACACGTATTTCCAGCCCGAAGCGAATTCCTGGCAGTGGAACGTGTTTCCCTCGATCGAGCTGAAACCGGTCTCCAATCTGCTCTTCAGCATGGGCCCCGGCTACGAACGCTCGTTCGACACCTCGGCGTGGGTCGACAACTACGTGGATGCGACGGCGACCGGCACCTACGGCAGCCGCTACGTGTTCGCCGATCTCGACCAGACCACGGTGTCCGGAAACTTTCGGGTGAACTGGGCGTTCACGCCCTCGGTGAGCTTCCAGCTCTACGCGCAGCCACTCGTTTCCACCGGGAACTACCAGAACTACAAGGAGCTCGCCCGCCCGCGCAGCTACGACTTCCTGACCTATGGAGAGAACGGCTCGAGCTTCGATCCGTCCACCACCACCGCCGACCCCGACGGCGCCGGGCCGGCGCCGCCAATCGCGATCGGCGATCGCGATTTCACGGTGCGCTCGCTGCGGGGCAATGCCGTGTTCCGCTGGGAGTACATGCCGGGCTCGACGTTCTACCTGGTCTGGACGCAGACGCGCGACGACCAGGTGACCGAGGGCGAGTTCAACTTCCGCCA
- a CDS encoding LytTR family DNA-binding domain-containing protein, translating into MNLRVMIVDDEPPARDKLRMLLKDSDNVTVLGECGDGLSALRAIRERSPDLVFLDVQMPGLDGFGVLEAMTGERMPSVVFVTAFDQYALKAFEVHALDYLLKPFDRERFQRTLERARAEIARSALASRELTAVSGRASGPPDPRLMALIESLRADGRLADRVVVRDGGRVAFLRPEEIDWVEAAGNYVSIQCGRENHLLRETMKGMEARLNTQQFLRIHRSLIVNLDRVRRLASTPHGEYVVTLEGGKNFQSGRGYAPRLRERVKQMRTPEPAPVQAQAQST; encoded by the coding sequence ATGAATCTGCGGGTGATGATCGTGGACGATGAGCCGCCGGCGCGCGACAAGCTGCGCATGCTGTTGAAGGATTCCGACAACGTCACCGTACTGGGCGAGTGCGGTGACGGTTTGAGCGCCCTGCGCGCGATCCGGGAACGCTCGCCCGATCTCGTGTTCCTCGACGTCCAGATGCCGGGCCTCGATGGCTTCGGCGTGCTGGAGGCGATGACCGGCGAGCGCATGCCGAGCGTGGTGTTCGTCACCGCGTTCGACCAGTACGCGCTCAAGGCCTTCGAGGTTCACGCGCTCGACTATCTCCTCAAGCCCTTCGACCGGGAGCGTTTCCAGCGCACCCTGGAACGGGCTCGGGCCGAGATTGCGCGTTCCGCACTGGCGAGCCGCGAGCTGACCGCGGTGTCGGGGCGCGCATCCGGCCCACCGGATCCGCGACTGATGGCGCTGATCGAATCGCTGCGCGCCGACGGCCGGCTGGCCGATCGCGTGGTGGTGCGCGACGGCGGGCGCGTCGCGTTCCTCAGGCCCGAGGAGATCGACTGGGTCGAGGCCGCCGGGAACTACGTTTCGATCCAGTGTGGCCGCGAGAACCATCTGCTGCGCGAGACCATGAAGGGCATGGAAGCGCGGCTCAATACCCAGCAATTTCTGCGCATCCACCGCTCGCTGATCGTCAATCTCGATCGCGTGAGGCGGCTGGCCTCGACGCCGCATGGCGAGTACGTGGTGACATTGGAAGGCGGCAAGAATTTCCAATCCGGGCGTGGCTACGCGCCGAGGCTACGCGAGCGGGTGAAGCAGATGCGTACCCCCGAGCCGGCCCCGGTGCAGGCCCAGGCGCAGAGCACTTGA
- a CDS encoding histidine kinase codes for MADTLRTHRLRNAFLYFGAWTLLGAFFASQTVVYSLISGRPADWRRAFLYQLPDAWSWALLAIPAFWLARRYPFSAREWPSALAVHWPAALLMAAIEGMTSARVLMSAGLIGGGASNWTLMRIMIAKLHTNLATYALVVGAAHAFDWYRRMRDRELAASRLEASLSEARLEALKTQLQPHFLFNTLHAITALMHTDVERADMMMARLSDLLRQSMERVGRQEVTLREELEFLRGYLDIQQMRFGDRLRAHVHAVPEVLDAMVPALVLQPLVENAIRHGFGERVSGGRVEVLARRAQEKLRVEVRDDGAGLPEAGVREGTGLSNTRARLQQLYGPAQTLELEPTPGGGTRVRIELPLHLASEVGT; via the coding sequence ATGGCGGATACCCTGCGCACCCATCGGCTCCGGAACGCGTTCCTTTACTTCGGCGCGTGGACGCTGCTGGGCGCATTCTTCGCCAGCCAGACCGTTGTCTACAGCCTGATCTCGGGGCGCCCGGCCGACTGGCGCCGCGCCTTTCTCTACCAGCTCCCTGACGCCTGGAGCTGGGCACTGCTCGCCATCCCCGCCTTCTGGCTCGCGCGCCGCTACCCGTTCAGTGCGCGCGAATGGCCCTCGGCGCTCGCCGTCCACTGGCCGGCGGCGCTGCTGATGGCGGCCATCGAAGGCATGACGAGCGCGCGCGTGCTGATGTCGGCCGGCCTGATCGGCGGCGGGGCCTCCAACTGGACGCTGATGCGCATCATGATCGCCAAACTCCACACCAATCTCGCCACCTATGCGCTGGTGGTCGGCGCTGCGCACGCCTTCGACTGGTACCGGCGCATGCGCGATCGCGAGCTGGCGGCGAGCCGGCTCGAGGCCTCGCTCAGCGAGGCGCGTCTCGAGGCGCTGAAGACCCAGCTCCAGCCGCACTTCCTGTTCAACACGTTGCACGCCATCACCGCGTTGATGCACACCGACGTCGAGCGTGCTGACATGATGATGGCGCGGCTCAGCGACCTGCTGCGGCAATCCATGGAGCGCGTTGGCCGCCAGGAAGTGACGCTGCGCGAAGAGCTGGAGTTCCTGCGCGGCTATCTCGACATCCAGCAGATGCGCTTCGGCGACCGGCTGCGCGCCCACGTCCACGCCGTGCCCGAGGTGCTCGACGCCATGGTGCCGGCGCTGGTGCTGCAGCCGCTGGTCGAGAACGCGATCCGTCATGGATTCGGAGAGCGAGTGTCCGGGGGGCGCGTCGAAGTGCTCGCGCGACGCGCTCAGGAGAAGTTGCGAGTCGAAGTGCGCGACGACGGCGCCGGGTTGCCGGAGGCCGGAGTACGCGAAGGCACCGGGTTGTCCAATACACGCGCGCGGCTCCAGCAGCTCTACGGGCCCGCGCAAACGCTGGAGCTGGAACCCACGCCGGGCGGCGGCACTCGCGTGCGAATCGAACTGCCCTTGCACCTGGCGAGCGAGGTGGGGACATGA